One genomic segment of Acinetobacter sp. C26M includes these proteins:
- the sppA gene encoding signal peptide peptidase SppA produces the protein MSDWPPKPQNESTNSNNVTGKEWQILEKAVLASVEEQRRSRRWGIFFKCLGFAYLLIVLLAMTKSCTTSSDKSTTSISSNHLAVVDIVGTIDSSAGQSTVNSEDTNKALKRAFEASGSKAIALNINSPGGSPVQSDEIWQEIRYLKKQHPDKKVYAVIGDMGASGAYYIASAADEIIVNPSSLVGSIGVIMPNYGLSGLAQKLGIEDRTLTAGSNKDILSMTKPLDPAQKQHVQSVLDNVHTHFINAVKEGRGKRLKSNDPAIFSGLFWTGEQAVALGVADRNGSLTTLMRDLKIEQKVDYTVQRNPLESILGRMGAQLGAGISSSLAAQLETQQNAKIQ, from the coding sequence ATGTCCGATTGGCCACCAAAACCACAAAATGAATCTACAAATAGTAATAATGTAACAGGCAAAGAATGGCAGATTTTAGAAAAAGCTGTTCTTGCTTCTGTTGAAGAACAACGCCGTAGCCGTCGTTGGGGTATTTTCTTCAAATGTTTGGGCTTTGCATATTTGCTGATTGTATTATTGGCAATGACCAAGAGCTGTACCACCTCATCAGATAAATCAACCACAAGTATTAGTAGTAATCACTTGGCTGTGGTTGATATTGTGGGCACTATCGATTCATCTGCAGGACAGTCTACAGTGAATAGTGAAGATACCAACAAAGCTTTAAAACGTGCATTTGAGGCGAGTGGAAGTAAGGCAATCGCTTTGAATATTAATTCACCAGGTGGTTCACCAGTACAGTCTGATGAAATCTGGCAAGAAATTCGATATTTAAAAAAGCAGCATCCAGATAAAAAAGTTTATGCGGTGATTGGTGATATGGGTGCATCAGGTGCGTACTATATTGCTTCTGCAGCGGATGAAATTATTGTGAACCCATCAAGCCTAGTGGGTTCAATTGGTGTGATCATGCCGAATTATGGCCTAAGTGGCTTAGCTCAAAAATTAGGTATTGAAGACCGTACGCTTACTGCGGGTAGCAATAAAGATATTTTAAGTATGACCAAACCGCTTGACCCAGCACAGAAACAACATGTGCAGTCAGTACTTGATAATGTGCATACTCACTTTATTAATGCAGTGAAAGAAGGTCGTGGTAAACGTTTGAAGTCAAACGACCCTGCTATTTTCTCAGGTCTATTCTGGACAGGTGAGCAAGCGGTTGCTTTAGGTGTGGCTGATCGTAATGGCAGTCTGACGACGTTGATGCGTGATCTAAAAATTGAACAAAAAGTGGACTATACGGTGCAACGCAATCCGTTGGAGTCTATCTTGGGACGTATGGGGGCGCAGCTTGGAGCAGGTATTAGTAGTTCGCTTGCAGCACAACTAGAAACTCAGCAGAACGCGAAAATACAATAA
- a CDS encoding CSLREA domain-containing protein, whose protein sequence is MKNYKKTLLATMVLATMPLMAAGTSGTPIKVTTFADEDNENMNACSLREALITAETRKSYGGCSVTDTLSTSKKVIQLEAGVYTLKKELTPNVDVAILGASPLDWQEKSVLTNDVVMQYPAQTALKTTIKAENSRIFNTTFGAKELSLNSLILSGGNTADRGGAIYAGANLLLQNTQILNSKAKEGGAIFLAGPSASLTLTNSLIQGNQAEIGSVLSMSCKNDLSYSKREINITANSFIGNGADSSRSMLEFCGEPNVTMSANTIAKNSANIAFGNLIKFSGDTRAGTEPNIDSSVLSKLSSLTLTSNTIVENQSFTTVLYDKLGTKKLYFNVLAYNGDNNTYACRYLLGAAEKQEKVNLTIQNNAISRTGSNKCDLPEESLKDNTTNIDVGGVSFGTLLGPLQTPSAYTVFLPIYYPKNNHTKTDLVDIDKPGCTPTDQRGLARITEGTLFFDPDARNSCDIGAIELMKFTAGDIQDLRNTSLKKLISEYQAQYDFYDDLVKNPNDPDLVTYYKSRVAQYKRLLEGTKANFKYRAIYLDLSTIPLPEEIEQADGSHKLKFFNQDDYNIKVEALGTGLISDSVMHIQPDEGLVCNWNSNLQQVIIYRKDDKITQAGDQSFCKYTLTSKLDSNVTSSGLLSATFVNIAPVATDTSITFKYREKQRLSLNLLSFANDAGDTGEGGSGPEKNPNKPQFWKNKDGVELPIRLTNVPRDLTISADRQGACPEPNEKETCYGGNIYVQELNAFNPFNFDFKYQVYDADAESSNVATVRTINTATTTDDTRPAGGGGSLGFYSIFGLLGLLAYRRFKK, encoded by the coding sequence ATGAAAAATTATAAAAAGACATTATTGGCAACGATGGTTCTAGCAACAATGCCATTGATGGCAGCTGGAACGAGTGGTACACCAATTAAGGTTACAACGTTTGCTGATGAAGATAATGAGAATATGAATGCCTGCTCGCTACGCGAGGCATTAATAACAGCTGAAACACGCAAATCATATGGTGGGTGTAGTGTTACAGATACGCTATCAACATCAAAAAAAGTTATTCAATTGGAGGCTGGTGTTTATACCTTAAAAAAAGAGTTAACACCGAATGTTGATGTTGCTATTTTAGGAGCAAGTCCATTAGATTGGCAGGAAAAGAGTGTTTTAACAAATGATGTTGTAATGCAATACCCAGCGCAAACAGCATTAAAAACAACCATTAAAGCAGAAAATTCACGTATTTTTAATACTACCTTTGGGGCAAAGGAATTATCTCTGAATAGCTTAATTTTATCAGGTGGGAACACTGCAGATCGAGGTGGGGCAATCTATGCAGGGGCGAATTTATTATTACAAAATACACAGATTTTAAACTCAAAAGCAAAAGAAGGTGGGGCAATCTTTTTAGCAGGACCTTCAGCCTCTTTAACATTAACCAATAGTTTAATTCAAGGGAATCAGGCTGAAATTGGTAGTGTATTATCAATGAGCTGTAAGAATGATTTAAGTTATTCGAAACGTGAGATCAATATTACAGCGAATAGCTTTATTGGCAATGGGGCTGATAGCTCAAGAAGTATGTTGGAGTTCTGTGGTGAGCCAAATGTAACTATGAGCGCAAATACAATTGCTAAGAATAGTGCAAATATAGCGTTTGGTAATTTAATTAAGTTTTCTGGTGATACTAGAGCAGGAACAGAACCTAATATTGATTCAAGTGTTTTAAGTAAGCTTAGTAGTTTAACGTTAACTAGTAATACAATTGTTGAAAATCAGTCATTTACAACGGTTTTATATGATAAATTAGGTACGAAAAAATTATACTTTAATGTTTTAGCATATAATGGTGATAATAATACCTACGCTTGTCGTTATTTGTTAGGGGCTGCTGAGAAGCAGGAAAAGGTTAATTTAACAATCCAAAATAATGCTATTTCACGAACAGGTAGTAATAAATGTGATTTACCTGAAGAGTCATTAAAGGATAATACAACGAATATTGATGTAGGAGGAGTTTCTTTTGGGACATTGTTAGGCCCACTTCAAACTCCCTCAGCCTATACCGTTTTTTTACCAATCTATTATCCTAAGAACAATCACACAAAAACAGATTTAGTTGATATCGATAAACCAGGATGTACTCCTACAGATCAGCGTGGTTTGGCGAGGATCACAGAAGGGACACTCTTTTTCGATCCTGATGCACGTAATAGTTGTGATATTGGTGCCATAGAGTTGATGAAGTTTACAGCGGGCGATATACAGGATTTAAGGAATACTTCGCTTAAGAAGTTGATTTCAGAATATCAAGCACAGTATGATTTCTATGACGATTTGGTGAAAAACCCGAATGATCCTGATTTGGTAACGTATTATAAATCTCGTGTAGCGCAATATAAGAGATTATTGGAAGGGACGAAAGCAAATTTCAAATATCGTGCTATTTATCTCGACCTAAGTACAATACCATTGCCTGAAGAAATAGAGCAGGCTGATGGATCACATAAGCTAAAGTTTTTTAATCAGGATGATTATAATATTAAGGTTGAAGCGTTAGGGACGGGTTTAATCAGTGACTCAGTGATGCATATTCAACCAGATGAAGGCCTAGTATGTAATTGGAACTCAAATTTACAGCAGGTCATTATTTATCGTAAAGATGATAAGATTACACAGGCTGGTGACCAAAGTTTCTGTAAATACACGCTTACATCTAAATTGGATTCTAATGTCACCTCATCGGGGTTGTTGAGCGCAACTTTTGTCAATATTGCACCTGTAGCAACAGACACATCTATAACGTTTAAATATCGCGAGAAACAGAGATTAAGCCTTAATTTGTTGAGTTTTGCTAATGATGCTGGCGATACTGGTGAGGGTGGTTCTGGGCCAGAAAAAAATCCTAATAAACCTCAGTTTTGGAAAAATAAAGATGGTGTAGAATTGCCGATCCGTTTAACGAATGTACCTAGAGATCTGACTATCTCTGCTGATCGCCAAGGAGCCTGTCCTGAACCTAACGAAAAAGAAACATGTTACGGTGGGAATATCTACGTTCAGGAATTAAATGCTTTTAACCCATTTAATTTCGATTTTAAATATCAAGTTTATGATGCAGATGCAGAGTCATCAAATGTGGCAACAGTCAGAACAATTAATACGGCTACAACCACTGATGATACTCGTCCTGCCGGTGGTGGTGGTAGCTTAGGTTTTTATTCTATATTTGGTTTATTGGGGTTACTGGCTTATCGTCGTTTTAAAAAATAA
- a CDS encoding DUF3106 domain-containing protein, translating into MAAKKLALVVCTLGLLQTSFAGSERFWVFSKPNKAATEEAWDDLSPEEQRVLIKRYQTLKEIPTNQSSQLQQRMEWFTQLPEDEKQKMRDVWQKMSTQERNTLRKRMLNASTEERVNIREEYLSKYAEH; encoded by the coding sequence ATGGCAGCTAAAAAATTAGCACTTGTTGTGTGTACACTCGGCTTATTACAAACAAGTTTTGCAGGTTCAGAACGCTTTTGGGTATTCTCCAAACCAAATAAAGCGGCAACAGAAGAAGCTTGGGATGACTTATCACCAGAAGAGCAACGCGTTTTAATTAAACGCTATCAGACATTGAAGGAAATTCCGACCAATCAGAGCTCACAACTACAACAACGGATGGAATGGTTTACACAACTGCCTGAAGACGAAAAGCAGAAAATGCGTGATGTTTGGCAAAAAATGAGTACTCAAGAACGCAATACTTTACGTAAACGTATGCTCAATGCTAGCACTGAAGAACGTGTAAACATTAGAGAAGAATATCTCAGCAAATATGCTGAACATTAA
- a CDS encoding DnaA regulatory inactivator Hda — protein sequence MRQLQLDIEPQLDARISDFSGPGWGPVVDAVRQLHAGLVSRFYVYGGAGTGKSHLLSAICDSYLELGRPAIKVSLLELLDAPIEAITSLEFYDLVALDDIDSISGVPHWQKAVFHLMNNHEGQLVFSSRVAPIELKLELPDLQSRLTQAVSVKVPNGSSYIDRQALLQSVMTRRGIHFDQQIVDYLLSNGPHQASILLQTLAQLEKMLKGEKTKLSNTTLKQIYALIDEYRQ from the coding sequence ATGCGTCAACTACAACTGGATATAGAACCTCAACTCGATGCTCGAATTAGTGATTTTTCGGGGCCGGGTTGGGGACCTGTGGTTGATGCAGTTAGACAGTTACATGCAGGCTTAGTCAGTCGTTTTTATGTCTATGGTGGTGCTGGTACGGGTAAGAGTCATCTACTTTCAGCGATCTGTGATTCATATTTAGAATTGGGTCGACCTGCAATCAAAGTTTCTTTATTGGAATTATTAGATGCCCCAATTGAAGCAATTACCTCTTTAGAATTTTATGATTTAGTTGCGCTAGATGATATTGATTCGATTAGTGGAGTTCCGCATTGGCAGAAAGCGGTTTTTCATTTGATGAATAATCATGAAGGGCAATTGGTATTTTCATCTCGTGTTGCACCAATTGAGCTCAAGCTTGAATTACCAGATTTACAGTCAAGATTGACCCAGGCAGTCAGTGTCAAAGTACCTAATGGAAGCTCGTATATTGATCGGCAAGCCTTATTACAATCGGTGATGACGCGGCGTGGTATTCATTTTGATCAACAGATTGTTGATTATCTTTTAAGTAACGGACCACATCAGGCATCAATTTTATTACAAACACTTGCTCAGCTCGAAAAAATGTTAAAGGGCGAGAAAACTAAGCTTTCAAATACAACACTTAAGCAAATTTATGCGCTGATTGATGAATATCGCCAATAG
- the purM gene encoding phosphoribosylformylglycinamidine cyclo-ligase, which produces MSNSTSTPNTGLSYKDAGVDIEAGDALVDRIKSVAKRTTRPEVMGGLGGFGALCKIPKGYEEPVLVSGTDGVGTKLRLALNLNRHDTIGQDLVAMCVNDLLVCGAEPLFFLDYYATGHLNVDVAADVVTGIGKGCELAGCALVGGETAEMPGMYEGEDYDLAGFAVGVVEHSKIIDGTKVKSGDVLLGVASSGAHSNGYSLLRKILDVKNVDLTQIVDGRPLADVAMEPTRIYVKPVLELCKQVDVHAMAHITGGGLPGNLPRVLPNGAQAVIDESSWEWSELFQLLQREGNVERFEMYRTFNCGVGMVIAVDASEADKAIDLLNAQGEKAWKIGYIQENAESVEGADEKIRVIFA; this is translated from the coding sequence ATGAGCAACTCAACTTCTACCCCAAATACTGGTTTAAGCTATAAAGATGCTGGCGTCGACATTGAAGCGGGCGACGCACTAGTCGATCGTATCAAATCTGTCGCTAAACGCACCACTCGTCCTGAAGTTATGGGCGGTCTTGGTGGTTTTGGTGCACTATGCAAAATCCCAAAAGGTTATGAAGAGCCTGTATTAGTTTCAGGAACAGATGGCGTAGGTACCAAATTACGTCTAGCGTTAAACCTCAATCGCCATGACACTATCGGTCAAGATCTGGTTGCAATGTGCGTGAACGACTTACTCGTTTGTGGTGCAGAACCATTATTCTTCCTTGACTATTACGCTACGGGTCATTTGAATGTTGATGTTGCTGCAGATGTAGTGACAGGTATTGGTAAGGGTTGTGAACTTGCTGGTTGTGCATTAGTTGGCGGTGAAACTGCTGAAATGCCAGGCATGTATGAAGGTGAAGATTACGATCTAGCTGGTTTCGCAGTTGGTGTGGTTGAGCACAGCAAAATTATTGATGGGACTAAAGTAAAGTCTGGTGACGTACTTCTTGGTGTTGCGTCAAGTGGTGCCCACTCAAATGGTTACTCATTACTGCGCAAAATCTTAGATGTTAAGAATGTAGACTTAACTCAAATCGTTGATGGTCGCCCACTTGCAGACGTCGCAATGGAACCAACACGTATTTATGTAAAACCAGTATTAGAACTTTGCAAACAAGTTGATGTCCATGCCATGGCTCACATCACTGGTGGTGGTTTACCTGGTAACTTACCACGTGTACTTCCGAATGGCGCACAAGCGGTTATTGATGAATCTAGCTGGGAATGGTCTGAATTATTCCAATTGCTACAACGTGAAGGCAATGTAGAACGCTTTGAAATGTATCGTACATTTAACTGTGGCGTTGGTATGGTGATTGCAGTTGATGCAAGTGAAGCAGACAAAGCCATTGACCTCTTAAATGCCCAAGGCGAAAAAGCATGGAAAATTGGTTATATCCAAGAAAATGCTGAATCAGTTGAAGGTGCAGACGAAAAAATTCGTGTGATCTTTGCATAA
- the rbtA gene encoding rhombotarget A produces the protein MLKRTLACALFAITGHAYSADIQVTTLVDEDKDDAVCSLREAVEFLNKRSQKEFENGYHGCGNKDASANILLKRDQTYQLNSALNIKAATTIRTASSDDFNDNKRGLNNATIKMQGSDRLFVIDDGSVENAVLSVNFIELNLQGASAKINDGGLILNREALIIQYSRLSGGFANKGGAIYSAGLISNSQPTASSVTINNSLLQNNKADQGAVIYTEMPLYNITQSVIRDNEGVAGESGALFYVQTGFQDPTIGSNILKSGVAGIKNSTIFHNKGGYVANIREGMFFNNVTVIKNAAGLYLQSPKWKATTTNNGVSTVTEAVSSYISNSIIVANEKKNCSAATNDETVVQSNLTEPECDRNAKDSLPNFMLGNNKLIVGNVDEKQTCELPSADGLLCPYYTPKDQMLGFFKPRLLISYNKLSDSLIVNKGRIYSDGSTFSSASCESADQRGKSRSGYDELCDLGALELMVDRSDIQIAGQDILYGQIAKFSIAANLQDGELLDPESCKVILKRETNSKGQPWQPGCLEIVQTQTPSKGKLTIDQDGNVTYVPDGDWHGADKFNLRIMTTTTRFNDESNYYITVPTTIVQDPPNNFPSKTVKVSGGSLGAGAIFVLLGLVRLRRFKSKLGMMR, from the coding sequence ATGCTCAAACGGACGCTTGCCTGCGCTTTATTTGCGATTACTGGACATGCATATTCTGCGGATATTCAAGTCACAACATTGGTTGATGAAGACAAAGATGATGCCGTTTGTTCATTACGAGAAGCTGTTGAGTTTTTAAATAAAAGAAGCCAAAAAGAATTCGAAAATGGTTATCACGGATGTGGTAATAAAGATGCAAGCGCTAATATTCTTTTAAAGCGTGATCAAACCTATCAACTCAATTCTGCATTAAATATTAAAGCAGCTACAACAATTAGGACAGCAAGTAGTGACGACTTTAATGATAATAAGCGAGGACTAAATAATGCAACCATTAAAATGCAGGGTTCTGATCGCCTTTTTGTAATTGATGATGGTAGTGTTGAGAATGCTGTACTTTCTGTAAACTTTATTGAATTAAACTTGCAAGGTGCTTCAGCTAAAATAAATGATGGTGGTTTAATTTTAAATCGAGAAGCTCTCATTATACAATATTCTCGTTTATCTGGTGGGTTTGCTAATAAAGGTGGGGCAATTTATAGTGCAGGTTTAATCTCTAATAGTCAGCCAACAGCTAGTTCAGTCACGATTAATAATAGTCTCTTGCAAAATAATAAAGCTGATCAAGGTGCTGTTATTTATACTGAGATGCCGTTGTATAATATTACTCAATCTGTTATTCGTGATAATGAAGGCGTGGCTGGTGAAAGTGGCGCATTATTTTATGTTCAAACAGGTTTTCAAGATCCAACAATCGGTTCAAATATTTTAAAAAGTGGTGTTGCAGGGATTAAAAATAGTACAATTTTTCATAATAAGGGTGGGTATGTTGCCAATATTCGCGAAGGTATGTTCTTCAATAATGTGACAGTGATTAAAAATGCGGCAGGATTGTATTTACAATCTCCGAAGTGGAAGGCTACAACCACTAATAATGGAGTGAGCACAGTAACCGAGGCTGTAAGTTCTTATATTTCAAATAGTATTATTGTTGCGAATGAGAAAAAAAATTGTAGCGCTGCTACAAATGATGAAACGGTCGTACAAAGTAATTTAACTGAACCTGAATGTGATCGGAATGCAAAAGACTCATTACCTAATTTTATGTTGGGGAATAATAAATTAATAGTTGGTAATGTGGATGAAAAGCAGACGTGTGAGCTTCCATCGGCAGACGGTTTGTTGTGCCCTTACTATACACCAAAGGATCAAATGTTAGGCTTTTTTAAGCCACGCCTATTGATATCTTATAATAAATTATCTGACTCTTTAATTGTGAATAAAGGGCGAATTTATAGTGATGGCTCAACCTTTAGTTCAGCTAGCTGTGAGTCTGCTGATCAGCGTGGGAAAAGCCGAAGTGGTTATGACGAGCTTTGTGATCTGGGAGCATTAGAACTTATGGTTGACCGTAGTGATATTCAAATTGCTGGTCAAGATATTCTTTATGGGCAAATCGCAAAGTTTAGTATTGCGGCTAATCTACAAGATGGTGAATTATTAGATCCTGAATCATGTAAGGTCATTTTAAAAAGAGAAACAAATTCAAAAGGACAACCATGGCAGCCAGGTTGTTTGGAGATAGTCCAAACACAAACCCCTTCTAAAGGTAAGCTAACAATTGATCAGGATGGCAATGTTACTTATGTACCAGATGGGGATTGGCATGGCGCGGATAAGTTTAATCTTAGAATAATGACGACAACCACTCGTTTCAATGATGAATCTAATTATTACATTACGGTTCCAACAACAATTGTTCAAGACCCACCAAATAATTTTCCAAGTAAAACCGTAAAGGTAAGTGGTGGAAGCCTTGGTGCTGGTGCAATTTTTGTATTACTCGGCTTGGTAAGATTGCGTCGCTTTAAATCAAAATTAGGGATGATGAGATGA
- a CDS encoding alpha/beta hydrolase produces the protein MKPLIHFAHANGVPSKVYQKLFDQLKDQYDIIYVAEIGNDKRYPITHGWTHLVDQIIDSIVQQAQGRKVIGLGHSLGSVLTLMAAYRRPDLFSQVIMLDPPLIIGKASFVFHLAKIFKPKLVDKITPAGLSVRRRDHWESREQAAELLGSRGFYQYFDKDCFQAYIDHALTDDPQNGGVTLTIPKDDEVAMFRTTPSMWWLPMPKPPVPVHLVVGRDSIFLKEKFPQVAKKKLGIPFSIMDGGHMFPLEHPMETVEKIKSLVV, from the coding sequence ATGAAACCTTTGATTCATTTTGCCCATGCCAATGGCGTTCCATCTAAAGTTTATCAAAAGCTGTTTGATCAATTAAAAGATCAATACGACATTATTTATGTGGCAGAAATTGGAAACGATAAACGCTATCCAATTACCCACGGCTGGACGCATTTGGTCGATCAGATTATTGATAGCATTGTGCAGCAAGCACAAGGGCGTAAAGTGATTGGCTTGGGGCATTCATTGGGTTCAGTATTAACACTGATGGCTGCTTATCGTCGTCCAGACTTATTTTCACAAGTCATCATGTTGGACCCACCTTTGATCATTGGTAAGGCTTCTTTTGTTTTTCATCTTGCTAAAATCTTTAAGCCTAAACTCGTGGACAAGATTACCCCAGCTGGTTTGTCAGTACGTCGTCGTGATCATTGGGAGTCGCGTGAACAAGCTGCTGAGTTATTAGGTTCCAGAGGTTTTTATCAATACTTTGATAAAGATTGTTTCCAAGCCTATATTGATCATGCTTTGACTGATGATCCACAAAATGGTGGTGTAACACTCACCATACCTAAAGATGATGAAGTGGCAATGTTTAGAACTACGCCATCCATGTGGTGGCTGCCAATGCCAAAACCACCAGTACCGGTGCATTTGGTTGTAGGTCGTGACAGTATTTTCTTAAAGGAAAAGTTTCCGCAAGTGGCGAAAAAGAAATTAGGTATTCCTTTCTCTATTATGGATGGTGGACATATGTTTCCGTTAGAGCATCCGATGGAAACAGTAGAAAAAATTAAAAGTTTAGTTGTTTAA
- the cxpE gene encoding chloramphenicol efflux transporter CxpE: protein MQDQVLRRIFILAGLALLLWVLYLLKPIVIPFVGAFFIAYLFSPLVDVLVKIKLPRWLAISIVFIGIGVTLTMVLWFLVPLIWKQLMYARDSIPAGIHWVNATFLPWVSHTFNVVPMEIDTEQITKALMDYIQTNYSADSIQTMALRVAQSGLNFIQIGGVVILIPIISFYFLLDWERMLESFRRLIPRPYEASTLRIVRECHSVLGAFVKGQFLVMLLLGIVYAVGLQLIGLEVGLIIGMIAGLASIIPYLGFGVGIIAAVIATLFQFGLDWTQLLLVGVVFMIGQMVEGYILQPFLLGDKIGLSPVAVVFAVLAGAQLGGFLGMLIALPVAAVIVVLLKHARDNYEKSRLYGLPTEVVLAQGETQHINVETGHVELDIQIKNSQDTETSNSNDLK, encoded by the coding sequence ATGCAAGATCAGGTACTACGTCGTATCTTTATCCTCGCTGGGCTCGCATTACTTCTTTGGGTGCTCTATCTATTGAAACCCATTGTAATTCCTTTTGTCGGTGCTTTTTTTATCGCCTACTTGTTTAGTCCACTTGTCGATGTTCTTGTTAAAATAAAACTACCGCGTTGGCTCGCAATTAGTATCGTGTTTATTGGCATTGGTGTGACTTTGACCATGGTTTTATGGTTTCTAGTGCCGCTGATCTGGAAACAATTGATGTATGCGCGGGATAGCATTCCTGCTGGTATTCATTGGGTTAATGCAACTTTCTTACCTTGGGTGTCACATACCTTTAATGTTGTGCCAATGGAAATTGATACGGAGCAGATTACCAAAGCATTGATGGATTATATTCAGACTAACTACAGTGCGGATAGCATTCAAACGATGGCGTTAAGAGTTGCCCAATCTGGGTTGAACTTTATTCAAATTGGCGGGGTAGTCATCCTTATTCCAATTATCTCTTTCTACTTCCTGCTTGACTGGGAAAGAATGCTGGAAAGTTTTAGACGTTTAATTCCACGCCCTTATGAAGCTTCAACTTTAAGAATTGTCCGTGAATGTCATAGCGTGTTGGGTGCATTTGTCAAAGGTCAATTCTTGGTGATGCTTTTATTAGGTATTGTTTATGCTGTTGGATTGCAACTGATTGGTTTAGAAGTTGGTTTAATCATTGGTATGATTGCGGGCTTGGCAAGTATTATTCCTTATTTAGGTTTTGGTGTCGGGATTATTGCTGCGGTGATCGCAACACTGTTCCAGTTTGGGTTAGATTGGACGCAGCTGCTTCTGGTTGGTGTTGTATTTATGATCGGTCAAATGGTTGAGGGGTATATTCTTCAGCCATTCTTATTAGGAGATAAAATTGGTTTATCTCCAGTAGCGGTTGTTTTTGCTGTATTGGCAGGCGCGCAGTTGGGTGGTTTCCTCGGTATGTTGATTGCTTTACCTGTGGCAGCCGTCATTGTTGTATTGTTAAAACATGCACGTGATAACTATGAAAAAAGCCGCTTATATGGATTACCAACAGAAGTTGTATTGGCACAAGGTGAAACTCAACATATAAATGTTGAAACAGGTCATGTAGAGCTTGATATTCAAATTAAAAACTCTCAAGATACAGAGACTTCAAACTCGAATGACTTAAAGTAA
- the purN gene encoding phosphoribosylglycinamide formyltransferase: MMRIAVLVSGNGSNLQALIDANLSGQIIGVLSNKADAYALRRAEDTNIATAVISHKDYPSRESFDDAMHQQLLAWQVDLVILAGFMRILTPSFVSKWQGKMLNIHPSLLPFYKGINTHQRVLNTGDRLHGCTVHFVTAELDAGQSIAQSAIQVGLHDSVTSLAQRVHELEHFIYPQVAQWFCTGQLTWQNGQAYFNQKPLERPIQFAQF, translated from the coding sequence ATAATGAGAATTGCTGTCCTTGTCTCTGGCAACGGTAGCAACTTACAAGCCCTGATAGATGCAAATCTGTCGGGGCAAATCATTGGTGTACTCTCAAATAAAGCTGATGCCTACGCATTGCGACGTGCCGAGGATACCAATATTGCGACCGCTGTTATTTCTCATAAAGATTACCCTAGTCGAGAAAGCTTTGACGACGCTATGCATCAACAATTGTTAGCATGGCAAGTAGATCTAGTTATTCTGGCTGGGTTCATGCGAATTTTAACACCAAGTTTTGTTAGCAAATGGCAAGGCAAAATGTTAAATATTCACCCATCTCTCCTGCCTTTCTATAAAGGTATTAATACACATCAACGAGTATTAAATACAGGAGATCGTTTGCATGGCTGTACAGTTCATTTTGTCACCGCCGAACTCGATGCAGGACAAAGCATTGCCCAATCGGCAATTCAAGTTGGTTTGCATGATTCTGTAACTAGCTTGGCGCAACGTGTGCATGAACTTGAGCATTTTATCTATCCTCAAGTTGCACAATGGTTTTGTACAGGTCAATTAACTTGGCAAAACGGTCAAGCCTATTTCAATCAGAAACCTTTAGAACGGCCAATTCAGTTTGCACAATTCTAA